The window CCAGAAATAAACCCCTAAtcctgattttctcttttttcctaccCAGCATATTCCAGCAAGGCAACACCAAGCCTTTCTAGCAGCTCAGTTTAGAGGACTTCTGCTGTAGCAGATGAAATTCAGCTATCCCTGGCATTAATTACATCAGCCACACACACAGGACACCAGGGACagcctctgcaggagctgcacgtctgctgcagtgacagaggcCAGTCCCTGTTTACTCTGGATGTGAGGACAGCTGGGCAAGTGGTGACTGGTGGCTGCAGAGACCTCCAAGTGACAAATGTGAGCCCCAGACCTCCCTCACCTGGCAGATGCCACCTGCAGACCTGGCAGAGTTTCCTCAGGGCACGGGGAGCCCCAGCAACGTGCAAATCAGCAGGAGAAACTCCCCCAATTCCTGTCTGCTTTTACCATACTTGAAGTTTGATGTTAGCATGTAAATGAGGCATTTAAATCAGATTCATGCAGAAGCTCATCTTAAAGCTGAACAAAAGAATGTACCTGGGCAGCCTGTGGACAGCCTCACCaccatttcagtgaagaaatcttccctgatatccaatctaaacctcccctgctACAACAAGAGGCTGTTTCCTGTTGTCCTATTCCTTGTTTCTTGGGAGAAGAACCaaccctcacctggctgcagcctcctggcaGGGAGTTGTACAGCAGACACCTGAGCTGACCTGGATTTTCCCTGTGACCATTTTCCCCTCTACTGAGGAGGCagatgaggaggaaggaagatCCCAACACAGCAACTTTCCTGACAGAAGGAAGATGCCCATGTCACAGTCCATTGGCACTTGGAAAGACACCTTGGGACATCCCTAAATAGCACCACTTTGTCTGATCAACGCATTTGGAAGCCTCAGCTCTGATTAGGGTTGATGAATCAAATCAAACCAAACTCTactgcagcaaaaaaaatattataaatctAAAATACTCAGTGCTGTTGCCAGAAATCTTCCCATGTTCCTTGATGTTACCACATCCATAAATATCATCTATAATGATCAGAAAAGGAATGTTATATCACCTCTATTACAATAGGGCGACAGAGCAGAACAGCCTCTGTCAATACACTGGGTTTTTGTGGGTCACAGgaaggttttatttctctcttagAGTCTTGAATCCCTGCTTTAAGACAACCAAGGGACACACTGGGCAGCCGtagagctgctccttttccttctcacctGGTCTGTATTTTGGCATGGCTTCTTAGAAGAAGGGCAAATGTAATCAGGCACCTACTGTACTTTTTATACCTCTCATCAGGTCCTTCATTTGGGCCAGCAAGGAAGCTTGTTAGAGCAGAGAAAGCAACTAAGCATCTCTGGAAAATCATCTTGCTCTATTAAAAGAGCAAGTAACAAATGAAAAGCTGGGACAGCTTTAATGGTAAATACATGGCCTGGCAGTTCTGCACAGCTACATCCTGCTTACCATTATTATTTAATACTGGCATCGATTGAAGGatgaggcagagcaggcagctctcTGTGGGGTTACTTGAATACCATTTCACTGTGAGATTAAATAAGCCCACAGGTTTGGATCACGCTGTTTGATGGGAGGTTTTAATTAATTGATTAAATATTGGTGACTAGTGCGGTTGAGCAGTAAACAACACCTCCCTTCATCATCTCCACGGGCAAACAAGTCCCTGCTAATTAtcagtgcccagctccaggctgaaccAGCACAGCATTAACCTGCTCCTCTGGAATAACAGGCTGCCCAGCCACTGTCCCACACGCTGGGGGAGCTGTTGGtgtggaagcagctgctgccatggatCAGCACTGCTCCATCCCCACAGACACCTCAGGGTATCATTGATACACAGTGCAAACAACAGCCTGCTTTGTCCAGCAGTTTATTCCCAAGTTCTTCCTGGCCAGGGTGGTCACCTTAGGCAGAGCAGATAAATTATCTTACAACCAGCCTGCTGATCACTGCCTGGAAATCTGTGGCTACGGACATCAATTCCCCACTCCTATCTGTCCTTACAACTAACCATTACTCTTCCCAACAGCACCACCTCAATCTTTTCCTCAGAGGTAATTGCCAGGAGTTTGGAAGCAGGGTCACAGCgaacaataataaaaaagaaggatGGAAAGGTGAAGATGGAATACCTTTGAGTAGGGGAAGCTTCCTTCCCTGGTTTGGAGGTGTGCAGCACATTGTGtgtgccctggagctgcaggagagtgGAGCTGAGGATCGTGGAGCACGGCTTTCCCTGCCTGAGCCTGAGCAGCTGTCCTGGAATTGGATGTGGAGAAAAGCTGCAAGGGAACAAAAGGGAGGACAGAAAGCAGCTACTCCCCATTTCTACAGGTTCTAAAGGAGCATTTTCCCTTATATGAGCAGATGTGAGACAGCTCATTTGTCTCTTTAAAGAAACAAGCCACTTTCTTTTCTCAACAgccatttttattgcttttgacAACACACCACTGGagtgaaaggaaataattttctgctatTCTTCAGCTTCTTCCCTTGTTAGAGCAGGTACACTTCCTATTGATAAGGGTAACTGGTTAACTTGTTACTGCTCATCCAAGCTGACCATGCAAATGAGAAGAGCTGGAAATCCCTCAAAGCACCACAAAACTGTCACCACTCTGGAGAGTGATTAACCAACATTTGAATGGAGAACAAGATCTTACAGGCACTGCCAACAAGACTGCAAGTCTGTGTCTCAAGATGCCATCACAGGGGCTCACACTTGAAAGTGTCAGCAACATGTAGTTCAAGGATAATCAACAAAAATCTTTCCAAAGGGCTTTGGCTTAAGTCCCTCACACATAAATCCTTCAAAGCAGGCAGAAACAGTGTCCTGAGCCACACCTTCaacccccagctcctgccacagtcCAACCTTCAGCtacaaaataaacacacacaggGTTAACGATGAAGAATATTTACTTTCCTTCATATGGTACATTCTGTAAAGTGCTAAGTTCCTAAATTATACCGAGTTAAAACGATACACGGCTCTAGTATTTTAAACACAATAAATATAGAATGAGCCTTGTGCAACTGCACTTGCaagttttactctttttttagTAGACAGCCTAAATTTAGTAGTCAAAATAGCCTCCAATAGTGCTCCAAGAAAATCTAGGAAGCAGTTATAAATAAAATCACATCCTTCAGAGCTATCCCACGCACTTCTCCTGTCCACATTGCACGGGTAAGCAGCGCTCCTGCGAGCATATGGAGCGAGGAAAAATAAGGAAGCTGAAAATtacccaacaaaaaaaagcaaaatcctaCAAGATAACGCTACATATCCTCCCATAAATAGTCTGGCTTCCACATTTAATCTTAGTGCACACACCCCAGGTCCTTTATTTTTAACTCCCGTTAAAAAACTCTTCCAGGAAGAACATCTTGCAAGACATGGGTCGATTCATCCTCATCTTGCTCCTTTTTGCTGCAAAGTGGAAAAGACTCCTGCACGAACTGCCTGCACAtggggcactgctggaaatACTTGATGCAGCCATCGCACAGGCACGTGtgtctgcagggcagcaggacccAGTTCACGGGGCCGTTCTGGCAAACAACACAgtctttgctgttttcttcctgcAATTCTGGTTcatctgcagccagcccagccttttccagcagccctctgtcagtgctgctctcaCCAGGGAAGGGATCGCTGCAGGGGGGTGCAGGACTATTTGCAGACATGAAGAGTTGCTAAAATACacataaacacaaatatttagGAGTGAACAAACTTTTCCCCacctctgcacacacacaggtgcaATGCTGGTTCCACTGGATCCATTCACAGTGCCAGACCCTGTGTGGGTCCTGGCAGCTGCCCAGCCTCCAGTTAAAGGCATTTCAGAAACATGAAATTACATAAAACACGGGAAAATATTAAAGGTAAGTCCTCAGACCTTGGCTGCATCAAATCAACGTCATGCATGAACTTTAACAGAAGTGCTCAGGTTCTGAGCAGCTCGGGTTTGTTTCTGGTCCATCAGTCTCTGTGCCTAGAGGGATTTTCTATCCATTCCTACCAAAATTATATCCACCACGCTGTCAAATCTGCTTCACTCAACCCATTCTGCTCTTGCTCATATTCCAATCCCCTACTCctatttttgtcttattttacgTGAAGCGCAAATTCTTCTGGGCATGACTGCTAAGTATAGtgcaagaaaaaggaatttttaaaaagtaagttTCTTCTGAGGCTTTCCTGatttaaacagaattttgaagaaaggaaataaatattctggaaaaaagCAGCATTCAACAGTGACTTTCTTCCTACTGCTTTACTAACTGGACACTAGGACTCCTGGATTAGAAGCAGGTAATTTCTCCaagaaatcttgaatgttttagtggaaaatatttctgtacagTAGGTTCCTGTGGCACTACTTAactgataaaataattttaacaacCATCCAGTTCTTTGCATGACAATAGAAGTCTTGTACTAATTTAGGCTCCTGAAAGCCTACACAAGCTAAAGTTAACACTGTCATTCACGTGAAACCAGACTCCATGCATGGCTTACCTTCAGATCATGGTATTGACCTTGAGCTAGGAGGAGATACTGGTACAGAATTCGGCAGGAAAGCCTGTAGCTTTCATCAGGAATGTGAATTACAGCCACCATTGCAATctacaaacaaaaacatttctattttatttaagtttaataaCTTAGCACTTGGGCTGAGAGAACAGGGGGTGTTCaccctggagaaaaggaggttccagggagagctcagagccaattccagggcctaaaggggctccagaagagctggagggggactggggacaagggctggagggacaggacacagggaatggctcccactgccagaggacagggatggatgggatattgggaactgggaattcctggctgtgagggtgggcaggccctggcacaggttgcccagagcagctgtggctgcccctggatccctggaagtgtccaaggccgggttggacagggcttggagcaacctgggacagtggaaggtgtccttgcccatgcCAAGGGTGAAATAAGATGATCttaaaagtcccttccaactcagattattccatgattctctgatttACTTTGGTACAGCTTCTGACCCGCTTAATTCCTTCGACAATCGGGAATTCAGCAATGTTGACTTCAAGAACTgatcaagagaaaaaaaaatacactggaCAAGGTATAAACAGGATGTGGCACAACAGAGCCCTTGTTCCAATATTCTGTACTCCTTCAGcttcccaccctgctcccctaTGGAGCTCTTCTGGGCCAGTTTATAGAAGAggcctgctctggctgctcccaccTCATGGAATTACACCCCAAACTGGAAAGACACCTGAGGAGTCTTCTCCACTTTCTGCCCCTTCCCTCACAAACGCACAGACTGCAGTTCTTGGATTCCAAAAATCACTAAGAAGTGTCACTGATCGGCTTGTAATCTGAGCAGGCAAAAGACAAATTTCACTGGAAAGGATTCTGAGCCCCCATGGGCTGACTTTAGATAACTCCTCTGGAAATACAAGCACTCCAAGCTGTGCCTGACAACCCCCACCCTGCCCAAATGACGTAATAGCCTCtaaaaagctgggaaaaagaaagtgaaattcAATATTATTGTAGTTCCCAGAAGCTGtcaaaagagaaatgaaatatagaagctgttttgttttaaaaagaaatttaaaggcAAATTAGACTTGCACTTCAAAATCCACACATGGCTAATTAAATACAGAGTTCAAATGTGTATGTACCTACACATATGGATTTATAAGAACTGAATTCACTATTCCTTGGCAAAAGGGTCTCTTTTTTCTAAATCACAGTGCCTGAGATCTAAGCTTCCACTTTATCCGTGACAATCTTCCAGTAATTTCTGTAACTTTATATATGGTCATGCTAATTTTCTAGATCTACAGGAAAATTGTGGCACAAATCCAAGTAGGGATGATCTTGCCACAAAACCAGTTAGGATGAAAATCAGAGCCCTCCCCAAGGAAAGAGACACTGGAACACCATCCACAGTGATGGACACCCACACAGACCCCCCCAAATAATTCAAAATGGTAATACCACACTGGCAAAGATCCATTTCCACACTCCATTTCTATTTTATAAGTTTGTTTCAACAAACCAGGCACAATTCTGACATTTGTCTGGCAAGGAGTTCAGGTGGAGTTACTCCTAGATTGGATTTATGGATTCTAGATGTGTTCCTCTCCTtcaaaaccagaggaaaaataCCTCCCTCACTCTCCTTCCACACCTTTCTTCTATGTCAGAGTTCAGAAGAGAGGTGTTACAAATTCATGCCCATGCTAATGTCAAATACATTCAAATATTGCATTTAGAGTCTCTTTATGTTCAACTAATCTGACATCTGAacctataaaaatatattaaaatattaaaacatctcaagtggggacaggagggaagagggCAGTCCTAAAGTCAAGAAGCCAGGGACAGCCATCACCTGGAAAAGGGACAGATTTCTCAGGCACAGGTGTGATTACAGCTTGCAGGTGAAATAATGGAAAAGTGTTCAGTGGATTTGGGCAATTTGCCTCTGCGTTCAGTTGTGCTACTGTTCAAGGAGTTGGTGCAAGCAGATTATCAATCCAGTGAAGAGATAAGAGATAAAGTATGTCTCAAAGCATTCAGAGATCATCAATTTAGAGTTTATAAAGGGTATTAAACAGCACTTGGCAAGCACATGGCTGCTTTAATAGCAAGAGATTAGGAGGAGACATTTTTTGGGGAGCTGAGTATCTCAGCCTCAAGCCAGACCTTCAGCCCTTCCTGTAAGTGCCCTGGAGTTGGCTCCTGTGAGACACAACCATGACACAGACCTGGAACAGAAAGCTAATTTCTATGTTTCTAACAGCCAAGTCAGCAATCAGCTCCATATCTGTGCCAGACACAAAAAACAATCCTCCTGCCTTGCCAATAGAATCCAAGAGCCCACATAAGTGCAAGAGCTCCACCACAGGCCCATGTGATCTCAGAAATCAGAGTAACAGGTTGCTAAAGAGCCCCAACCCTTATTCCTCTCACCACAGGGACTTTGGAAGGCAGAAGCTTTGGGGAAATCACAAGCATCTTTTAAATGCTGTAGTGAATAAGTAAAGAGTAAGCAATGTTTCTCCATTGCCTCTTCAAAGACTGAGGTTTAGAAATTAAGGCTTTGAACTGCTTtactttagaaaataaaaaagtgaggGACCAAATTCTAGGGAGTAGGAAAGTGCAGCTGCTTTATTCAAGCCTTTCTCCTGAAAAATTCAGACCTTAAGCACAATGACCCTGAAATGTACTCTGATATTACTTACAATATCATATATTTCTCTGTCTTCTTCATCTGCTAACGTCAGCAGTGCTACCAAGGGATAGCGAGCTCTAGGCACGGGGCCAAAATCCACAACTTGAGCATCTTCTGGTAACTGACAATATTTCTCTGTcttgtcattttttttaatgctttgtcTGTGTCAAGGAAAATAATCAGCGGCTGCAATTGCAGACAAATGTGACGTTTGCATAAAGAATATTTCTCATTGTGCTTGCTCACAAACGAGTTGTGCCAAAATCCGCGGCGCATTCACCAGCCTCAACGCTCCCTGTgccaaaaaaatcaacacattTTGTCAAAACAAGTCAAAAAAAGGATACAAGTGCTGTTGTTTGTAGAGGTATTCGTTGTAGAGAGCATCCTCTAATGCCTGAGGAGTCTTTATTCTGAAGCAGTAGACGTGTTTCTGCAGCGCTTCGTGGAGTTTCTGGACGTTGCAGCCCCAGTAGCAGGTAAGGACACAGTCCTCCAGGCAGTCAGGTGTGAGTGTTACACCCCCtgggagaaagaggagaggggTTTCATTAACTCACCACAGGAAGGAATCCTGGAATAGCCAGGTCTAGATGCTTGAAGAGCTACAAGCAGAAAATAACTTAAGTGTCACAGATTTTTATCATAGAACCTTGAAATGATAGAAcagcttgggttggaagggaccttaaagctcatccagttccaccccctgccatggcagggacaacttccactagcccaggctgctctaaGCCTTGTCCAACttgaccttggacacttccagggatccaggggcagccacagcttctctgggcaccctgtgccagggtttcaccaccctcacagggaaggatttcttcccactgtcccatctatccctgccctttggtagtgggaagccattcctccttgtccttccttccAGACTCTtgtaaaaatctcttttttctaggctcccttcaggtactgaaaggctgAAATTAGGTCACCTCTAAAATGATAAACATGATAAAATAACAACAATTATTTATCACTGTAAACAAATCTAACGACTTAGATTCAGCTTAGTGTTTATGGAAGTcagtggggaggaggaagtgggTGTTACGAGATAAAATGGCTGATTAAGCTCACAAAAATACCACATGCATTTTATGAACGGTAAATTTTAACTTCTGGTAACACTTTACTCACTCACTGGCAGATCCAAGAGCACAAGCCTTAGCCCAAAGTCCATTCCCTCCTGAGATAATGGTGTTAATTGGATCACTCATCTACAAAACTCTCTGTGGTCTCAAAGAATGAGGCTCTTGATCATGCAGAAGGAGTAGAAAAAGGCTATCTATGCTCTCCATTCTTTTTCCAAACACTGTAAACTTCTAAACACTTTGTGCACAAAGAGGAGCAGGAGTGCTCAAAGCTCCTGAAAAATCCCAGCTACCTGAATTGTTGGATTTGTTGTGTTGGGGGGGGTTTATGTTGAGGGAGGGGGAAAtctgctgcagcctttcctcAGGCATTGTGAGGCCACACATCCGTGTGGGTGGGagatgctcagccctgctcactgcTCCCCAGAGATGCAGAGGGCCATGAATTCCACttgctgtgtgtgtgatttCAGGAATGAGAGGGATGGCTTGAACTCTGATCCAAACAGATCCTTAAATTCAGTTGCCATTGGAGAACAGATAGAAAAAGAATGTGAtgatttatttatctatttatttaaaatagtgCACTTCCAAACACTGCTGAAGAGCTGGGCTTGGATTTAAGTGGGTGGCACATATTCCATAATGAATTCTGTACAATTCTACAATTCCATGGAATTTATAGAAACGCCCACAGTGGTTGGTAATGTGCAAATGTTTTAGTTACTTAAAGATCTGTAATAGCAGGAAGTGTTCCATTAATGAGAATTAAGTTGTATCTCCATATCCaaacatttcacttttaaaaacacCACGTTTATAAACGTGTAAAAGCTTATTTCTGTTGGAATGGAAGTGTATTTCTAAAGAATTATGATAGAGAAAAAGGATGAGAGCAAGAAtgatgacctttaaggtccctttcaacccaaaccatcctatgattctaggcagaaaatggaaaataccaAGTTCAGCATGCAAATTGACAAAAATCATATAAGAAATCCACTGACTTGTtactgaagctgcagcaggattAGGGATCTCCAGCCCAAAAGGATTCTTCACTTGTCTCATCCGCTTTTTCAATACCCTTGTGCTGGAATCTGTCTCTTCTGAGTTCCTCAGAATAACGGGAACACCCAAACCAAACCTAGGAGACACAAAACAGGAAGAACAAGTGGGTTCATGTTAGTGTTAACAcacttgatttcttttttgtcagCTCTAAATAACAAACAGCAGAACAAACAGGGGTAGCTTGCCTTTCCCGAATATCTGGTAGGATGCATGGAGAATATATCCTGACATTTCGACTCCAGCTTTTTGTCAGATGGTGGGAGTCTGCACAGGGATTCAGGCAATCTTTAAAGTGGGAATATTTTGCTCTGGGTATCCACAAAGGGAATAAAATTAATGAGAGTTGTCAGTGCCCTCTAGTGGTAAAGGATTAGGCCAGAATTTCCTCCCATCTGAGTCTTGCCGAGCTGGGCACCATTGCAGCCTCCTCCCGTGAGCAGAGACACTTTGCACTAGCCCAGGTTgccccaagccccatccaacgtggccttgaacaattccagggatggggcagccacagcttctctgggcaacctgtgccagggcctcatctCCATCACAGCCAGGAGttccttcctaatatccaatctccagctgctctctgcctgttTCAAAGCCATTCCTTTCACAGAAACATTTGTGTTTCACCAGTGGCATCACCCAAGGCTCTCTGCCTTCCTTGATTTGAGCACACAGAGGGTCAGCTCTCTCTGCTACAGGGGAAAACACCCACAGTGACTTCCCTGGGGCTGTAGGGGAATATTCCAGTTAAACATCTCACAAAGAAACCAGAGGTTTCCCTGGTTTCCCCAGAcagctctttcctttcttcaatATCCAAACCTCAACGGAGCCAAACTCTGCAGCTGCGCACAAAGGTGTGTCCTGTTTTACACCAGAATCTGCCTGATTGTGAAGGAAAATCCCTGTTCCTTGGAAGctttctttgctgctggaaaGCAACAGGATTATCCTCATGAAAAGCAGCAAGATAAAAGAGCCTCTGGTACTGTTTtagcagcagctgaaggcatGAAGGCCTTTCTGTTCCACAGCAAGGTGTGGTTTCCCTTAAATTTTAAGTGTAAGAAGTGTAAGAGGGatgaataaaaatacagtttttattttatgatcCAACGGTCCAGATCATTagctggcagaggagaaaattaatttttcagagcagcactggcttagaaaaagcaggattttccaaggGTTTAGTTAATGAATTAATGTTTCTGCAGAACCAGACTTCCAACAGGTGCTGAGCCTTCAGCTCCTCCCAACAGGAGCATTCTCCTCCAACTAAAAATACAATGCCCAGGTAAGCAGGTGATCTAAATTCCACTtcctcccagtgcccagggcacCTGTGGGACTGGCTCTGGAAGCTGCCTGTGCATTAACCTGCTTGGACTGTGAGCAGAGCCACAGGTATCCAGGGCTGGCCACAGGAACAGACGCTCCTCCTATCACTGCCACGCTTGACAAATGAGAACGTGAACATTCCTGAACACTTGGTGTTTTTCAGGCTGACTGACAGCACCACAAACActtcatta is drawn from Prinia subflava isolate CZ2003 ecotype Zambia chromosome 5, Cam_Psub_1.2, whole genome shotgun sequence and contains these coding sequences:
- the CGRRF1 gene encoding cell growth regulator with RING finger domain protein 1 — its product is MAAVFLVTLYEYSPLFYIALVSVCFLVTSALVLGWFGLGVPVILRNSEETDSSTRVLKKRMRQVKNPFGLEIPNPAAASVTRGVTLTPDCLEDCVLTCYWGCNVQKLHEALQKHVYCFRIKTPQALEDALYNEYLYKQQHFIKKNDKTEKYCQLPEDAQVVDFGPVPRARYPLVALLTLADEEDREIYDIIAMVAVIHIPDESYRLSCRILYQYLLLAQGQYHDLKQLFMSANSPAPPCSDPFPGESSTDRGLLEKAGLAADEPELQEENSKDCVVCQNGPVNWVLLPCRHTCLCDGCIKYFQQCPMCRQFVQESFPLCSKKEQDEDESTHVLQDVLPGRVF